A genomic region of Papaver somniferum cultivar HN1 chromosome 7, ASM357369v1, whole genome shotgun sequence contains the following coding sequences:
- the LOC113298157 gene encoding 30S ribosomal protein S21, chloroplastic-like: MATSSLCNFLSFLLPSQQKTQTLKSLPSQLAPPSSSSTSSPSTLSYQEKNRNGFVPVMSSYESNPSSSNSVVNDELLSVVCPSLAYSNTLFFKTAYNVQVVVDEDEPEEVLLRRFKREVFRAGVINECKRRRFFENKQEEKKRKHKEAAKRNRRRRPFVQRPDKQEMASSEKEKRAKEDDEDNWELPKGNIPY, translated from the exons ATGGCTACATCGTCTCTCTGCAATTTCCTATCCTTCTTACTACCCTCACAacaaaaaacccaaaccctaaaatcactaccATCTCAACTCGCtcctccatcatcatcatcaacatcatcacccTCTACTTTATCTTATCAAGAAAAGAACAGAAATGGGTTTGTTCCAGTAATGTCGTCATATGAGAGTAATCCATCTTCATCAAATTCTGTTGTTAATGATGAATTACTATCCGTAGTATGCCCATCACTGGCTTATTCAAATACCCTTTTCTTTAAAACTGCTTATAATGTTCAAGTAGTTGTTGATGAGGATGAACCTGAAGAAGTTTTACTAAGAAGGTTTAAAAGAGAAGTATTTAGAGCTGGTGTTATTAATGAGTGCAAAAGAAGAAggttttttgaaaataaacaagaagaaaagaaaaggaagcatAAAGAAGCTGCTAAGAGGAATCGAAGAAG ACGTCCGTTTGTACAAAGGCCAGATAAACAAGAAATGGCTTCTAGCGAAAAGGAAAAGAGGGCGAAGGAAGATGATGAGGATAACTGGGAGCTTCCTAAAGGAAACATTCCATACTGA